One window of Oreochromis niloticus isolate F11D_XX linkage group LG23, O_niloticus_UMD_NMBU, whole genome shotgun sequence genomic DNA carries:
- the gpr180 gene encoding integral membrane protein GPR180 — translation MSYLIATLAAVLLLTSEASGKTVTGLFKSEAARQQKGQFITKFMYQAGSGLLVCRVDSSTLAKERESRLLLYQDMDSELDNLSCSERLAKADVTITLSQEEHNQTIPRQSSPTAWQILYADRYTCQENVLIAGHADLDFTVLLFNADSAGNPLEHFSAEEAGLHSFYFLLLLAYFIACCIYIQPLYQALRKGGPMHTVLKVLTTALALQGCSALCNYIHLARYSRDGIGLPLMGSLAEFWDMVSQVSMLYMLLSLCMGWTLSRGRKPQSRPLQWEQSPASTAVAVGGVITQAALLLWEQYSESESEHHSYHAQQSVAGLLLMALRVGLALLLASILYQIISTERSTLKRDFYLSFAKGCFLWFLCHPILVLMSVIFNEHQKEKVVTIGVILCQSISMVILYQLFLSRSLYWEVSSLSSVSLPLTMSRTNHRARY, via the exons ATGTCGTACTTAATAGCCACACTTGCGGCTGTTTTGCTGCTCACTTCAGAGGCTTCCGGGAAAACTGTTACGGGACTTTTTAAGAGCGAAGCGGCGAGACAGCAGAAGGGCCAGTTCATCACTAAATTCATGTACCAAG CTGGCAGCGGTCTGCTGGTGTGCCGGGTGGACAGCTCAACGCTGGCTAAAGAGAGAGAGTCCAGACTGCTGCTGTATCAGGATATGGACTCGGAGCTGGACAACCTCAGCTGCTCTGAGAGGCTCGCCAAAGCCGACGTGACCA TTACACTCAGTCAAGAAGAGCACAACCAGACAATCCCTCGGCAGTCTTCGCCCACAGCCTGGCAGATCCTGTATGCTGACAGATATACATGTCAG GAAAACGTATTGATTGCCGGCCACGCTGATCTTGATTTCACTGTCCTGCTGTTTAATGCCGACTCAGCTGGAAACCCTCTGGAGCATTTCAGTGCAGAGGAGGCAG GGCTCCACAGTTTTTacttcctcctgctgctggccTACTTCATCGCCTGCTGCATCTACATCCAGCCTCTGTACCAGGCTCTGAGGAAAGGAGGACCCATGCACACCGTCCTCAAAGTACTGACCACAGCGCTGGCTTTACAGGGCTGCTCTGCGCTCTGCAACTACATCCACTTGGCCAG GTATTCCAGAGATGGAATTGGTCTTCCACTGATGGGCAGCCTGGCTGAGT TCTGGGATATGGTGTCCCAGGTGTCCATGCTGTACATGTTACTGAGTCTGTGTATGGGCTGGACTCTGAGCCGAGGCAGGAAGCCTCAGTCCAGACCTCTGCAGTGGGAACAGTCTCCGGCCTCCACGGCTGTAGCTGTTGGTGGAGTTATTACACAG GCGGCGTTGCTGCTGTGGGAGCAGTATTCAGAGTCGGAGAGTGAACACCACAGCTATCACGCCCAGCAGAGTGTGGCCGGTCTCCTCCTCATGGCTCTGAGAGTGGGCCTGGCCCTCCTGCTGGCCTCCATCCTCTACCAGATCATCTCCACCGAGAGGAGCACCCTAAAGAGAGACTTTTATCTCAGCTTTGCAAAG GGATGCTTCCTGTGGTTCCTCTGTCATCCCATCCTCGTCCTCATGTCTGTGATCTTCAACGAACATCAGAAGGAAAAG gtGGTGACCATCGGGGTGATCCTCTGCCAGTCCATCTCCATGGTCATCCTCTACCAGCTCTTCCTGTCTCGCTCTCTTTACTGGGAGGTGTCCTCTCTTTCCTCAGTCTCCCTACCCCTCACCATGTCCAGAACGAACCACAGGGCGCGCTACTGA
- the tgds gene encoding dTDP-D-glucose 4,6-dehydratase — protein sequence MDFNRTVLVTGGSGFIGSHLVCSLVHRHPEWKIINLDNLDYCCSPRSLESVENRTNYIFIRGDVCNPRLVNHIFSSENIDIIFHLAAKTHVEASFESPSSFQEVNVEGTRVLLGAAHQARHQPQRFIYISTDEVYGASLREVFDESSPLRPSNPYAATKAAAEYLVRSYWDQYKFPIIITRSNNIYGPRQYTEKVIPRFLTLLQMDKKCTIQGTLPKSRHFLFVSDAINAFLLLLEKGIVGEIYNVGTSCEIPIIQLARELVRMVKKVPESEVNDWLEFVPDRPRVDLRYPIKCEKLQQLGWRAEVSWTEGIRQTVKWYRDNPDFWSDISEDQPPIRREFENATTTVVPISSES from the exons ATGGACTTCAACAGGACTGTTCTGGTGACTGGAGGCTCTGGATTCAT CGGCTCCCATCTGGTGTGCTCGCTGGTCCACAGACACCCGGAATGGAAAATTATCAACCTGGATAAT TTGGATTACTGCTGCAGCCCCAGGAGTCTGGAGAGCGTTGAAAACAGAACGAACTACATCTTTATCAGG GGGGATGTGTGTAACCCGCGGCTGGTGAACCACATCTTCAGTTCCGAAAACATCGACATCATCTTTCACCTGGCAGCCAAAACTCACGTCG AGGCTTCCTTTGAATCCCCATCCTCTTTCCAGGAGGTCAACGTTGAAGGGACCAGAGTTCTGCTGGGAGCGGCCCATCAGGCCCGACACCAGCCACAGCGCTTCATCTACATCAGCACCGATGAGGTGTACGGAGCCAGTCTGCGTGAG GTGTTTGATGAGAGCAGCCCACTGAGGCCCTCCAATCCGTACGCTGCTACTAAAGCTGCTGCAGAGTATCTGGTCAGATCATACTGGGACCAGTACAAG TTTCCCATCATCATTACCAGGAGCAACAACATCTACGGGCCCAGGCAGTACACGGAGAAG GTCATTCCAAGGTTCCTCACCCTCTTACAGATGGACAAGAAATG CACTATCCAGGGAACCCTTCCGAAATCCCGCCACTTCCTGTTTGTCAGTGATGCCATAAACGCCTTCCTGTTGCTTCTGGAGAAAGGGATTGTGGGAGAAATCTACAATGTGGGGACAAGCTGTGAGATTCCCATCATACAGCTGGCGAGGGAACTTGTTAGGATG GTCAAGAAAGTGCCAGAATCTGAAGTGAATGATTGGCTTGAGTTTGTGCCTGACAG GCCGCGGGTCGACCTGCGTTACCCCATCAAGTGTGagaagctgcagcagctgggcTGGAGAGCTGAGGTGTCCTGGACTGAAGGCATCAGACAGACAg TGAAATGGTACCGAGACAACCCAGACTTCTGGTCAGACATCAGCGAGGACCAACCACCAATCAGGCGCGAGTTTGAAAATGCTACCACCACAGTCGTCCCGATCAGCTCTGAATCTTGA
- the smim11 gene encoding small integral membrane protein 11: MINWKALDNVPLLFYILALKTLLLCLGFAGVKIYQSKKAEAALKKQQAEKRRLAQQTQELIDNLKED; this comes from the exons ATGATTAACTGGAAG GCTTTGGACAACGTCCCCTTGCTTTTCTACATCTTGGCCCTGAAGACGCTGCTGCTGTGTCTGGGGTTTGCTGGGGTGAAGATCTACCAGAGTAAGAAAGCAGAGGCGGCCCTGAAGAAGCAGCAGGCTGAGAAGAGGAGGCTGGCCCAGCAGACGCAAGAGCTCATCGACAACCTGAAGGAAGACTGA